The DNA sequence TATCTTCCTCTTGTGGTCTAATGTATTTGCTCAATAGTGTCATATCTGTCTCTATATGTAACAATAACTACAACACTAGCTAGCTAAAACACTGGCACACATTTTCCAGCTCATTACTCATTTGTCAGATTGCTATTAGGTGATTTTCAGTGCTCCCAGAGTTTGCAGCAGCTATTTTAGACATGCATAAAATTGTGCCCACCACATTTCTCATGCATTTTTCCCCTGTTCCTACCAGGGTCCTTAATGAGCACTTACATTTTCCCTGCCCTGACTGACAGTGTCAGATTATTCAGATTATTCTACTCAGTAACTAAAACAAATGCAGGAGACGCCCATCCTAACAACTATTTTCTCATTCTGTGTGCTTTGCAGAGGTCCTGAAGGAGGTTGACGATGTCTATGAGCGTTACCAGGGCGAGCAGGATGCGGCACAGCGTAAGAGGCTTCAGATTCAGCTGCAGCGGGCCCTCATCAGTAGCCAGGAGCTCGGCGACGAGAAGATCCATGTGGTTACCCAGATGACCGAGCTGGTAGAGAATCGCTCCCGCCAGATGGACTCCCTCTGCCTCCAGGAGCCCAGCGAGACCAGTGATCGGGTCGTCACCGAGCGGCGCTCCAGTTCTGTCCAGGAGGCGGCAGTGTCCACCCCTGCTGAGCGTTCCTCGGCCCGCCGGCCGAGACGCCAGCGCAACAGTGAGAGCCGTGACTCCAACCACGCCTCGGGGAATGGAGCGGTGATGGACGACCCGGCGGATGAGCTGCCCCTGCAGCCGCGGGAGAAAAGGTCCAAGTCGGCCAAGAAGAAGAAGCGCAAGGCCAAGCAGGAGCGCGACGCCTCGCCCGTGGAGTTCACCATCGACCCCAACGAGCCCACCTACTGCCTGTGCGAACAGGTGTCATACGGCGAGATGATTGGCTGCGATAATGACGCGTGCCCCATCGAGTGGTTCCACTTCTCCTGCGTGGGGCTCACCTACAAGCCCAAGGGGAAGTGGTTCTGTCCCAAGTGCAGAGGGGACAACGAAAAGACTATGGACAAAAACCTGGACAAGAACAAAAAGGACCGGAGGTCCAGGTAGTAGGTACAAGTCTTCCGTCCGTTGTCCCTTTCCTCTCGGAACATTGTTGAACTGAGGGTGGAGTTCATTGAAGTGATTCATTCAAGGGATGATGAAATGTCAAGTTCTGAGAGCAATCGGAACACTATTTCCATCAGCGCTTACTCTGAGTAAAAGACTTGACCAATACTGAACTGGTGCTGTTACAATACTGGCAACTCACACTGAAGCCTAAATGTTGTTTTGCGAAGTCCGATGTTGACTGTAAAAGGATCCTCAGCCTAAGCTGCCATCTTCTCTGTAATGCGTGTTACTTAACTTCCGTTCTAACAAGTGTATTGAGTAACTCGAGAAGCAAATTTTGGCTTACTAGCCCATTTGGAAATGTTGATTTGATATAATGTATCTGAATGAATGATGTCCTTTTTGTAAAAATTAATACATTATGTTTGGCCCATTTTCTTAATTATGTGTTTTTAAAATAAGTGTTCCAAATCGTGTGTCGATTCATGAATCACTGTACCAGACGGGGCTAAATAGATTGTGCAATGTTATATTTTGTATGGCTGACAGAGGGGTAGTTTGCGCTGTTTCTGTGAGGTGTTCATCTGATTTGGGATTTCAGGTCATTTTATGATTTCCCAACTGTCATTTCAATTGACCATCCACAGGTGCAGCACTTCAATTTGCTAAAAAGTGATGGTCTGTCTGGAATGGGATTTCATATTTGTGGAGACAGTCTACGTATTCTGTCAAATGAGGGGAACCAATTTATTACTTTTATATCtgtttcactacacccgcaataacatctgctaacatctgctaaataagTGTATTCGACCAATAAAATTTAACTTGAAATATACATTTTACCTTCCATTCTTCTGCTTATCAGGTCATATTGTTAAACTGAAGTGTTTCAGTAAGTCAAGATATTTTCAAATACTCATAAATAACATGAGTATCACAGAGAAAGTTCCCAAAAACGAACTACTCCTACATGCGTCTCTGACTGTCCTATGTGTTCATCCTCGCTACTACTGGACCCTCTGAACAAGTAGTCCTTCCTGGTTACTGTGGTGATCCCCTGTGATTGTGATGTCAGCCTGAGGGCAGGGCTGAGGCCCAGCAGTAGGGTCAGACACTGGACGTGGGTATCAGGGAAGAGGACGGACAGGATGTTGCAGGCCTCCAGGTCCTATAGCAGGGGTACCCGACCAGTCGATCGTGATCTACTGGTCGAGCACGGCGTGCTTGCTAGTCTATTGAGATTATGCTTCTGCTCAAATTTATCCACAACTCAATGCTTATAATCTCTTTGTTTTAATGTTCAACAGTCTTCCATTAAAGCAATGTCTGAAGTCACGTGATTTACATAAAATATGACCAGTCCATGCCCAGTTATTGACATTATATGCCTAGTTAGCGCGGTCAGATGCTGCCCGCCAACTCAAAGTTGAGTTCACGGTGATGCCAGGCAGGTAGCTAACTTTGTAGCCAGATTTGTTAAGTTCGGTCGACAATCTCAATGAGTGAAGGGAAGGATACAAAAGAAGGAATGGGAGGATACATTTTTTTTCATGTCAAACTCTATGTGTATGCCTCATCTACCATAATGGCATCGATATCCCATAGAAAAGTAACATTTTAAAACCACACTCAAAAGATTGTCCAGCATAGACTGAATTATGAAAAGTACAAGAACTAAAAAAATTAACTGGCAGCGCAGCAGTCAATTTTCACAAGGCCTGTGACCAAAAGGGAAGGCGGCAACCATGGCATCTTATCCTGTGACtctggttctgcccctgaacaaggcagttaacctactgttcctaggctgtcattgaaaataagaatttgttcttaactgatttgcctagttaaataaaggtaaaataaaataaattcccTCCAGTTTGACGAGTCCACAGATATGGTAGATGTGGCACACTTACGCATTTTCATCAGAATGGTATTTGACATGAGTACAAAGGAGGAACAACTCGCCATTTTTTCACTGAAAGGACATACAAGGGGCGAAGATATTTTTCCATCTTTTATGGAGTTTGCTAACAAATTCCAACTGCCCTTTTGTAAGCTCGTCTCCATTACTACCAATGGGGCACCCGCTGTGGTGGGTTCGTTACATTGTGCAAACGAGATTATTATTTCGTAATTCATCAGCAAGCTTTGTGCAGGAAGATGTTAAACATGAAAGAGCTGATGGATGTTGCGATGAAGATTGTGTGTTCTATTTGAGCAAGAAGCCTACAGCGGAGGCTATTTCGCACTCACTTAGAAGAGACTGAAGCATAGCACACTGGCTGAGCCGAGGTACATTATTAGGGAGATTCAGTGAGTCGTTGCCTGAAATCAAGGAGTTTCTCAAGGTCTCCAAACATGCAGAATATGCACAGCTAGAGGACATACAGTGGCTCTTGGATTTAGCTTTTCACTGACCTAACTTACATGCTTAAGGAATTGAATGTAGAGCTGCAAGGAAAAGGCAAACATGTAATCAACATGATTAGCTCTGTGAACACTTAAATGCAAACTACAGCTGCTCACAAGAAAGCTGCAACGTAAGGACCTGCACTTCTTTCAACACATGCATTCAGAACTTGAACACCAGGGCAAGGATACAGCACAGCTTGACAGTGCACGTTACGTGGAGCAAGTCCAGAGCGTCTTATCTGAGTTTGACATTTGTTTCCTTGAGTTTGCTTCACTTGAGCCTATTGCTACTTAGATGTGCTTTCCATTTGGCACAGACATAAAAGTGGAAGTCATTGCCTCCAAAATGGGATCCCTTTTTCAGTTGGACACAACTATAGCAGAAACTGAAATTCTCACCCTTAAAAATGAAATTCAGCTGAAATCCAAGGCAACCACTGAGATGAAGGAAGAATTCTGGGAGCTATTGCTAGAGGTATCTCAACATTAGAAGATCTGCTCTCAACTTATCAATCCTTTTTGGATCAACCTACCTCTGTGAGTCTGCATTTTCTCACATGAAGATAAAGTCCAAGTACAGATCTACTATGACTAATGACCACCTTGTGGCCTGCATGAGACTTGCAACAAGCTGCTTCAGGCCTGACTATGAGAAACGACTTGCCAATGCCAAAACGACCCAATGCCAAAAGTTACACAAAGGTAGGAAATTATATTAGTTGCATTTATTTGTGGAAAACATGTTATTGGTCCACATATTTGCGTATCAAATTGGTATCACAGCGACAGGTCCATACTCAGTGGTGGGTTGTGTTTCATCCATTTTGTTGGTTGGTTTAGATTTATAGACTGGTAGATCTCATCAGGCTGGCAAATAGGATCAGCTCACCTGTGTGAACACACAAATGCCATGAATTGTCACTTTACCATCACCTGGGTGTCACACACTAGTGGCACTCAGTAAATAAACAAATTGTAACTCCCTCAACTTTTACCCAACACACGTTTCTATCACTTGTCTGTGAACgtggcttcagaaagtattaataccccttgactttttccacattttgatgttacagcctgaattcaaaatggatgaaatcgATTTCTGACCCATctcaacacaataccccataatgacagtgaaaacatgtttttagaaattttagccaGTAATTCTTTTTGAAATCaaatttaaattcaggctgtaatacaaccaaatgtggaaaaataaAGGGTGTGactactttccgaaggcactatatGTGTGCACATAAACCTAATCATATTTCTCTAAAAAAGGCAAAGATGGCTGAAACTCCAAAGTAATCTCTGTCCTACCTGTTAGTAGAATGGATGTTGCTCCTTTCACGGATATACATCTGGTTGGACACTCCTAGCCTCAGGCTAGCCTCAGGCTCCTGTAGCCAGAGATAGTCTTGTGTGACCCCAAAGGCGACTCTGCTGGCATCATCTGTGATCGCCACACAACAGACTCCGGGCTCATTCATTAATCATTTCCTTaccttcatttaaaaaaaaaaatgcaataatTTAAAACATATTGGGTGGGGAGAGATCAAATAATGTAGCTTCTATGGACAATATGGACAATATATGGACAATAGTGTCGACAGTGATCAcagatggacaataaagttattTGAATTTGAATCTGGTTTGATACTGTACATACCGTGCCTTTCTGCAGGTCCCAGAGGGTGAGGTAGGGTGTATGTTGAGCCTGGCTGTAGTTAGCCAGGACCAGATGTCCCCCAGGGCGAGTGAGGGCGATGATGTGGCGGGTCAGCAAGGACGTTCTGGCCTCCAGGATATGGAGGTGTTCCTGGGACTTCACGCTGAACACATTGAGGTGGTGGGAgaaatttacattttacatttacatttaagtcatttagcagacgctcttatccagagcgacttacaaattggtgcattcaccttatgacatccagtggaacagccactttacaatagtgcatctaaatcttttaggggggtgagaaggattacttatcctatcctaggtattccttaaagaggtggggtttcaggtgtctccggaaggtggtgattgactccgctgtcctggcgtcgtgagggagtttgttccaccattggggggccagagcagcgaacagttttgactgggctgagcgggaactgtacttcctcagtggtagggaggcgagcaggccagaggtggatgaacgcagtgcccttgtttgggtgtagggcctgatcagagcctggaggtactgaggtgccgttcccctcacagctccgtaggcaagcaccatggtcttgtagcggatgcgagcttcaactggaagccagtggagagagtggaggagcggggtgacgtgagagaacttgggaaggttgaacaccagacgggctgcggcgttctggatgagttgtagggtttaatggcacaggcagggagcccagccaacagcgagttgcagtaatccagacgggagatgacaagtgcctggattaggacctgcgccgcttcctgtgtgaggcagggtcgtactctgcggatgttgcagagcatgaacctacaggaacgggccaccgccttgatgttagttgagaacgacagggtgttgtccaggatcacgccaaggttcttagcgctctgggaggaggacacaatggagttgtcaaccatgatggcgagatcatggaacgggcagtccttccccgggaggaagagcagctccgtcttgccgaggttcagcttgaggtggtgatccgtcatccacactgatatgtctgccagacatgcagagatgcgattcgccacctggtcatcagaagggggaaaggagaagattaattgtgtgtcgtctgcatagcaatgataggagagaccatgtgaggttatgacagagccaagtgacttggtgtatagcgagaataggagagggcctagaacagagccctggggacaccagtggatgtgagcgcgtggtgaggagacagattctcgccacgccacctggtaggagcgacctgtcaggtaggacgcaatccaagcgtgggccgcgccggagatgcccaactcggagagggtggagagaaggatctgatggttcacagtatcgaaggcagccgataggtctagaaggatgagagcagaggagagagagttagctttagcagtgcggagcgcctccgtgatgcagagaagagcagtctcagttgaatgactagtcttgaaacctgactgatttggatcaagaaggtcattctgagagaggtagcggtagagctggccaaggacggcacgttcaagagttttggagagaaaagaaagaagggatactggtctgtagttgttgacatcggagggatcgagtgtaggttttttcagaaggggtgcaactctcgctctcttgaagacggaagggacgtagccagcggtcagggatgagttgatgagcgaggtgaggtaagcgagaaggtctccggaaatggtctggagaagagaggaggggatagggtcaagcgggcaggttgttgggcggccggccgtcacaagacgcgagatttcatctggagagaggggagaaagaggtcagagcacagggtagggcagtgtgagcagaaccagcggtgtcgtttgacttagcaaacgaggatcgggtgtcgtcgaccttcttttcaaaatggttgacaaagtcatctgcagagagggaggagggggagggggaggaggattcaggagggaggagaaggtggcaaagagcttcctagggttagaggcagatgcttggaatttagagtggtagaaagtggctttagcagcagagacagaggaggaaaatgtagagaggagggagtgaaaggatgccaggtccgcagggaggcgagttttcctccatttccgctcggctgcccggagccctgttctgtaagctcgcaatgagtcgtcgagccacggagcgggaggggaggaccgagccggcctggaggataggggacatagagagtcaaaggatgcagaaagggaggagaggagggttgaggaggcagaatcaggagataggttggagaaggtttgagcagagggaagagatgataggatggaagaggagagagtagcggggtaGAGAGAttgaaggttgggacggcgcgataccatccgagtaggggcagtgtgggaagtgttggatgagagcgagagggaaaaggatacaagatagtggtcggagacttggaggggagttgcaatggggttagtggaagaacagcatctagtaaagatgaggtcgagcgtattgcctgccttgtgagtagggggggaaggtgagagggtgaggtcaaaagaggagaggagtggaaagaaggaggcagagaggaatgagtcaaaggtagacgtggggaggttaaagtcgcccagaactgtgagaggtgagccgtcctcaggaaaggagcttatcaaggcatcaagctcattgatgaactctctgagggaacctggagggcgataaatgataaggatgttaagcttgaaagggctggtaactgtgacagcatggaattcaaaggaggcgatagacagatgggtaaggggagaaagagagaatgaccacttgggagagatgaggatcccggtgccaccaccccgctgaccagaagctctcggggtgtgcgagaacacgtgggcggacgaggagagagcagtaggagtagcagtgttatctgtggtgatccatgtttccgtcagtgccaagaagtcgagggactggagggaggcataggctgagatgaactctgccttgttggccgcagatcggcagttccagaggctaccggagacctggaactccacgtgggtcgtgcacgctgggaccaccagattagggtggccgcggccacgcggtgtggagcgtttgtatggtctgtgcagagaggagagaacagggatagacagacacatagttgacaggctacagaagaggctacgctaatgcaaggagattggaatgacaagtggactacacgtctcgaatgttcagaaagttaagcttacgtagcaagaatcttattgactaaaatgattaaaatgatacagtactgctgaagtaggctagctggcagtggctgcgttgttgacaatacactaatcaagtcgttccgttgagtgtaatagtttctacagtgcagctattcgggggctagctggctagctagcagtgttgattacgttacgttgcgttaaaagaacgacaataagTCGTTCAGTCAAGAAATAGGAACACACCACCAGTtgatagagaggggtagagaggagatcagagggatggggagacatCACATAGGTTAATTAAACTCTATAGAGCCAGCCACATATTCAGAGCACACGAGTAAAATAGTAGACAtggcgcacacacaaacactttacCTGTTGTTCCCCACCGAGGAGGTATTGGTCTATGGAGTTGTATGTCTCCCTGTCCAACCTGCTCTGCTCCCTTTGCGCCTCCCttttcatcctcctcttcttagCAGAGTGTGTCTCTGTTCTTCCTTCCCAGGACATCACCTGAGCTAGGGTTAATAGTATTCCACAGAGCAATATAAATGTGTATATTGTTACAGCTACAACACTGGAGTGTTCAGAATTATTGAGagcattagactacagggtaatagCAAGGTAATAAAATAGTAACATTGAAAACAAGTTATGCTGGATTTTTTGGACAGATAGCTTAGCTTGCACTACTTTTCTGGTAGAGTCTCTGGTTTTGTTACCTGTGGTCTCCTTAATGATGGTAGTATCCGGGACTGCCTGTCTCTGACGATGCTGCTGGACACTTTGATCCTCCCTTTGATATACCCAGACTCTAGGTCCCACACTACCAGATGGTCCCTATAACACCCAACAGTCCAAATAAAATAGGTTATGGACAATATAAGTGTTATAAAAAAGTGTAAGCCTTCCACATCCCAAAACCGGTTCACAACAATGGGGAAACCCATATTAGGGGCAAC is a window from the Oncorhynchus keta strain PuntledgeMale-10-30-2019 chromosome 35, Oket_V2, whole genome shotgun sequence genome containing:
- the LOC118368616 gene encoding inhibitor of growth protein 2-like, producing the protein MLGHHYPNVEKSQLVSYVEDYLECVESMPLDIQRNVSLLREIDSKYQEVLKEVDDVYERYQGEQDAAQRKRLQIQLQRALISSQELGDEKIHVVTQMTELVENRSRQMDSLCLQEPSETSDRVVTERRSSSVQEAAVSTPAERSSARRPRRQRNSESRDSNHASGNGAVMDDPADELPLQPREKRSKSAKKKKRKAKQERDASPVEFTIDPNEPTYCLCEQVSYGEMIGCDNDACPIEWFHFSCVGLTYKPKGKWFCPKCRGDNEKTMDKNLDKNKKDRRSR
- the LOC118368617 gene encoding uncharacterized protein LOC118368617 isoform X1; the protein is MCLSIPVLSSLHRPYKRSTPRGRGHPNLVVPACTTHVEFQVSGSLWNCRSAANKAEFISAYASLQSLDFLALTETWITTDNTATPTALSSSAHVFSHTPRASGQRGGGTGILISPKWSFSLSPLTHLSIASFEFHAVTVTSPFKLNILIIYRPPGSLREFINELDALISSFPEDGSPLTVLGDFNLPTSTFDSFLSASFFPLLSSFDLTLSPSPPTHKAGNTLDLIFTRCCSSTNPIATPLQVSDHYLVSFSLSLSSNTSHTAPTRMVSRRPNLQSLYPATLSSSILSSLPSAQTFSNLSPDSASSTLLSSLSASFDSLCPLSSRPARSSPPAPWLDDSLRAYRTGLRAAERKWRKTRLPADLASFHSLLSTFSSSVSAAKATFYHSKFQASASNPRKLFATFSSLLNPPPPPPPPSLQMTLSTILKRRSTTPDPRLLSQTTPLVLLTLPYPVL